In Pedobacter sp. W3I1, one DNA window encodes the following:
- a CDS encoding TolC family protein: MSKKLKIFILLLSLSLSGFAQEQLSLQEAITIALQNNYDIKISKNQVDITKNNANIGNAGMLPNLTGSYANGGSIQNTRQTPATGPDRVITGAKSTNNSYGADLNWTIFDGFSMFANYDRLKELQKQGELNSRLTILTTVADVITAYYDIVRQQQLVIAADSAMDVSVLRTNIAKTKLQLGRGSKLDVLTAQVDYNTDTSNYLQTKNALQVAKVRLNQLMVRDIGTSFSVSDSIDVDKGILFSKMAEMAEQQNPNVQNAFINQRIASLNLKSIRGARYPSVSLNSGYSRANSTSPTGFNQKFAANGFTYGVTASINLFNGFLQRQQERNAKIEIDNSALNLNKTKLDVNSQLLTAYQNYSTYLDLIKLEQRNVDIAKENLDITLAKYRLGSIAPLELREAQRNAIDAKNRFIEMQYQAKIAETTLKEISGNINLPN; the protein is encoded by the coding sequence ATGAGCAAGAAATTAAAAATATTTATCCTACTGCTAAGCTTATCCCTTTCGGGCTTTGCACAAGAACAGCTGAGCCTGCAGGAAGCCATTACCATTGCTTTACAGAATAATTACGACATCAAAATCAGTAAAAACCAGGTCGATATCACAAAGAACAATGCCAATATTGGCAATGCGGGAATGTTACCTAACTTAACTGGAAGTTATGCCAATGGCGGAAGTATCCAGAACACCCGGCAAACCCCTGCCACTGGTCCTGACCGGGTAATTACAGGGGCAAAAAGTACCAATAACAGTTACGGTGCCGATTTAAACTGGACCATTTTTGATGGTTTTAGCATGTTCGCCAATTACGATCGCTTAAAAGAGCTGCAAAAACAGGGTGAATTAAACTCCCGCTTAACCATTTTAACCACTGTAGCCGATGTAATTACAGCCTATTATGATATTGTAAGACAACAACAATTGGTTATAGCGGCTGATAGTGCTATGGATGTTTCGGTATTGCGTACCAATATTGCCAAAACAAAATTGCAGCTTGGCCGTGGTTCTAAACTGGATGTATTAACCGCACAGGTTGATTACAATACCGATACTTCAAATTACCTGCAAACCAAAAATGCTTTACAGGTAGCTAAAGTTCGGTTAAACCAATTAATGGTTAGAGATATTGGCACTTCCTTTTCTGTTTCAGATAGCATAGATGTAGATAAAGGCATCTTATTTAGCAAAATGGCCGAAATGGCCGAGCAGCAGAATCCTAATGTGCAGAATGCTTTTATTAATCAACGCATTGCTTCGTTAAATCTAAAATCTATCCGTGGGGCACGCTATCCATCTGTTAGCCTAAACTCTGGCTACAGCAGGGCAAACAGTACCAGCCCTACTGGCTTTAATCAAAAATTTGCAGCGAATGGGTTTACCTACGGCGTTACGGCGAGTATAAATTTATTTAATGGTTTTTTACAGCGTCAGCAAGAACGCAATGCAAAAATAGAGATCGATAATTCGGCCTTAAACCTAAACAAAACCAAACTCGATGTAAATTCGCAATTGCTTACCGCATATCAAAACTACAGCACTTATCTGGATCTGATTAAGTTAGAACAACGGAATGTAGATATTGCAAAAGAAAACTTAGATATTACTTTAGCAAAATACCGTTTGGGCAGCATAGCCCCTTTAGAGTTAAGAGAAGCCCAACGTAATGCTATTGATGCAAAAAACCGTTTCATAGAAATGCAATATCAGGCCAAAATAGCCGAAACTACACTGAAAGAAATCAGTGGGAATATAAATTTACCTAATTAA
- a CDS encoding efflux RND transporter permease subunit, whose amino-acid sequence MSISTTSIKRPVLAIVMNLLIVLFGIIGYTFLGVREYPSIDPTVVSVRTSYPGANSDIIESQITEPLEKSINSIDGIRNISSSSNQGTSNITIEFNLDKNIEEAANDVRDKVSQAARTLPKDIDGLPVVSKADANSDPILSMTIQSDKRNTLELSDFAENVIADRIQTIPGVSSVQIQGQRKYAMRIWMDPNKLSAYGLTSQDIVTALDNENVELPSGKITGATTELTVKTLGKLTNESEFNNLILKTDSNQVIKLKDVGYAVLGPENEETILRESGRPMVAIAIIPQPGANYLDISKEFYKRFDKLKADIPQDIKLKVALDNTLFIKRSVTEVAETIGLSLVLVILIIYLFFRDWAIAFRPLIDIPVSLIFTFFIMYAFGFSINVLSLLAIVLATGLVVDDGIVVTENIFKKVEEGMSPFEAAIKGSNEIFFAVISISITLAAVFLPVIFLQGFVGRLFREFGVVIGAAVLVSAFVSLTLTPMLNAYLMKKGGHKPSRFYNWTEPYFVKLNNAYESNLDKFLDKRWLSVPIILVCMGLIFLFWKILPKETAPYDDRSAINISATTPEGASFAYTDKFIMKLNQLVLDSVPEKDVSITITSPSFGGSGAVNSGFVRMGLTNPEERERSQKDIAAYLTKITKKYTEGKTIVNQQPTISVGRRGGLPISYIIQAQNFEKLREKIPLFMDAVSKDPTFTVSDVNLKFNKPEINLTIDRDKAKNLGVSISAIAQTLNLGLSGQRFSYFFMNGKQYQVIGQFDRGDRKDPLDLSSVYVRNDKGELVQLDNVVTAKEESSPPQLYRNNRFIAATVSAGLAPGKSIGEGIDAMDAISKKVLDETFSTDLSGESRDFQESSSNTFFAFGLALLLVYLILSAQFESFKDPIIIILTVPMAVAGAFLSLWLCGQSWNIFSQIGTIMLIGLVTKNGILIVEFANQLKEKGIPIPEAIREAAVSRLRPILMTSLAIAIGALPIALALGAAAKSRMSMGTVIVGGTLFSLVLTLFVIPAIYSYWAKPYKPNKELKEAHRFEQEALHTEE is encoded by the coding sequence TGGGTGTGCGCGAGTATCCATCTATCGACCCAACAGTGGTTTCGGTAAGGACTTCCTATCCTGGTGCCAACTCCGATATTATCGAATCGCAGATTACCGAACCTTTAGAAAAATCGATCAACTCTATTGATGGCATCCGAAACATTTCTTCATCAAGCAACCAGGGAACAAGCAATATCACCATAGAGTTTAACCTCGATAAAAATATAGAAGAGGCCGCAAACGATGTGCGTGATAAAGTATCGCAGGCTGCCCGTACCTTACCTAAAGATATTGACGGTTTACCGGTAGTAAGTAAGGCTGATGCCAACTCTGATCCGATTTTATCAATGACCATCCAGAGTGATAAACGTAATACCCTAGAATTAAGCGATTTCGCTGAAAACGTAATTGCCGATCGTATCCAAACCATTCCGGGGGTAAGTAGCGTACAAATCCAGGGTCAAAGGAAATACGCCATGCGTATCTGGATGGATCCGAATAAGCTAAGTGCTTACGGTTTAACCTCCCAAGATATTGTTACCGCATTAGATAATGAAAACGTAGAGCTTCCATCAGGAAAAATTACCGGTGCTACCACTGAATTAACGGTTAAAACCTTAGGAAAGCTAACCAACGAAAGCGAGTTTAACAACCTGATCTTAAAAACAGATAGCAACCAGGTAATCAAATTAAAAGATGTAGGTTATGCGGTTTTAGGACCAGAAAACGAAGAAACTATTCTTCGTGAATCGGGCAGACCGATGGTGGCTATTGCCATTATCCCTCAGCCAGGAGCGAATTATCTCGACATCAGTAAAGAGTTTTACAAGCGTTTTGATAAGTTAAAAGCCGATATCCCCCAAGATATTAAACTGAAGGTTGCATTAGATAATACCCTTTTCATCAAACGTTCGGTAACGGAAGTAGCAGAAACCATTGGTTTATCGCTGGTACTGGTAATTTTGATCATTTACCTTTTCTTTAGGGATTGGGCCATTGCCTTCAGACCATTGATTGATATTCCGGTATCATTAATTTTCACTTTCTTCATTATGTACGCCTTTGGCTTTTCAATCAACGTATTGAGCTTATTGGCTATTGTGCTGGCTACAGGATTGGTGGTAGATGATGGTATTGTGGTTACCGAAAATATCTTTAAAAAGGTTGAAGAAGGTATGTCGCCTTTCGAGGCTGCCATTAAAGGATCAAATGAAATCTTTTTTGCTGTAATTTCGATTTCCATTACCCTTGCCGCCGTATTTTTACCAGTAATTTTCTTACAAGGCTTTGTTGGCCGCTTATTTAGAGAGTTCGGGGTAGTAATCGGTGCAGCAGTACTGGTCTCGGCCTTTGTATCGCTTACTTTAACACCAATGTTAAACGCCTACCTAATGAAAAAGGGTGGACATAAACCATCCAGGTTTTACAATTGGACAGAGCCTTATTTTGTGAAGTTAAATAATGCTTACGAATCGAACCTGGATAAATTTTTGGATAAAAGATGGCTTTCCGTTCCGATCATCTTGGTGTGTATGGGCTTGATTTTCTTGTTCTGGAAGATATTACCAAAAGAAACCGCCCCTTATGATGACCGTAGCGCCATCAACATCAGTGCAACCACCCCCGAAGGTGCATCGTTTGCCTATACTGATAAGTTTATTATGAAACTAAACCAGCTGGTGCTCGATTCGGTTCCGGAAAAAGATGTAAGCATTACTATTACCTCACCAAGTTTTGGTGGCTCTGGTGCAGTAAATTCCGGTTTTGTGCGTATGGGATTAACAAACCCTGAAGAGCGCGAGCGTTCGCAAAAAGACATTGCCGCTTACCTGACCAAAATAACCAAAAAATATACTGAGGGCAAAACCATTGTAAACCAGCAGCCTACCATCTCGGTTGGCCGTCGTGGTGGATTACCGATCAGTTATATCATCCAGGCACAAAATTTCGAAAAATTAAGGGAGAAAATTCCTTTGTTTATGGATGCGGTATCGAAAGATCCAACATTCACCGTTTCGGATGTGAACCTGAAATTTAACAAACCTGAAATTAATTTAACCATCGACAGGGATAAAGCTAAAAATTTAGGCGTTTCTATATCTGCCATTGCCCAAACCTTAAATTTAGGTTTAAGTGGTCAAAGGTTTTCATATTTCTTCATGAATGGAAAACAATATCAGGTAATTGGCCAGTTCGATCGTGGAGATCGGAAAGATCCTTTAGATTTGAGCTCGGTTTACGTACGTAATGATAAGGGCGAACTGGTTCAACTCGACAATGTGGTTACTGCTAAAGAAGAGAGTAGCCCACCACAACTGTACAGGAACAACCGTTTTATCGCAGCAACTGTTTCAGCAGGGCTAGCACCTGGAAAAAGTATTGGTGAAGGTATTGATGCCATGGACGCCATTTCTAAAAAAGTATTAGATGAAACTTTCTCTACTGATTTAAGTGGAGAATCGCGGGATTTTCAAGAAAGTTCTTCAAATACCTTTTTTGCATTCGGTTTGGCCCTCCTACTCGTTTATTTAATTCTTTCAGCGCAGTTTGAGAGCTTTAAAGATCCGATTATTATCATTTTAACCGTACCCATGGCTGTTGCCGGTGCATTCTTATCGCTATGGTTATGTGGCCAAAGCTGGAATATCTTCAGCCAGATCGGTACCATTATGCTTATTGGCCTGGTAACTAAAAATGGTATTTTAATTGTTGAGTTTGCCAACCAGTTAAAAGAAAAAGGCATTCCGATCCCCGAAGCCATACGTGAGGCTGCTGTTTCGCGTTTGCGTCCAATTTTAATGACCAGTTTGGCCATTGCCATTGGTGCACTACCTATTGCCTTGGCTTTAGGAGCTGCTGCAAAAAGCAGAATGAGTATGGGAACCGTAATTGTAGGTGGTACATTATTCTCTTTGGTTTTAACCTTATTTGTAATCCCAGCCATTTACTCTTACTGGGCTAAACCATACAAACCGAATAAAGAATTAAAAGAAGCCCATCGTTTTGAACAGGAAGCTTTACATACAGAAGAATAA